From a single Candidatus Izimaplasma bacterium HR1 genomic region:
- the nifU gene encoding NifU-like protein: MNNMENLYRQVIMDHYKNPRNKGLKQDPEYKTVHIKNPTCGDDITIQSKVENGIVKDVRHDGTGCSICCSSASVMTEVLIGKTKDEAMVIAENYLNMLANQNYDETVELEDAVVYSGVRKFPARIKCASIAWKAFEGTVEESE, encoded by the coding sequence AACATGGAAAATTTATACCGCCAAGTAATTATGGATCATTATAAAAATCCTCGTAATAAAGGATTAAAACAAGACCCAGAATACAAAACAGTTCATATTAAGAACCCAACATGTGGTGATGATATAACTATTCAATCAAAAGTTGAAAATGGAATAGTAAAGGACGTTAGACATGACGGTACTGGTTGTAGTATTTGTTGCAGTAGTGCTAGTGTTATGACTGAAGTTCTAATTGGTAAAACAAAAGACGAGGCAATGGTTATTGCTGAAAACTATCTTAACATGTTAGCTAATCAAAATTATGATGAAACTGTTGAGTTAGAAGACGCTGTTGTTTACAGTGGAGTAAGAAAGTTTCCAGCAAGAATTAAATGTGCCTCAATCGCTTGGAAAGCCTTTGAAGGAACAGTAGAAGAAAGCGAGTGA
- the sufB gene encoding FeS cluster assembly protein SufB: MSEKTKNEIKDIIGDYKFGFKTETTSVLNTGKGLNEEVIREISRVKGEPKWMLDFRLKSYKQFLAKPQPTWGPDLSVIDFDEITYYIKPSDKSEDSWDDVPEEIKDTFEKLGIPEAEQKFLAGVSTQFESEVVYHSTIKELEDQGVIFTDTDTALREHPELFKEYFSKVVPSTDNKYAALNSAVWSGGSFIYVPPGVHVDKPLQSYFRINSEQMGQFERTLIIVDEGASINYVEGCTAPVYTKYSLHAAIVEIFVKKGGYCRYSTVQNWANNIINLVTKRTLVEEDGHMEWIDGNIGSKINMKYPTCILKGDRAKGTTISIAFAGEGMNQDTGAKMIHIGKDTTSKIISKSMAAKGGRVNYRGMIKHGKNAIGAKSNVECDTIILDDISVSDTLPYNIVSNNQAQVQHEATVSKVSEEQLFYLMSRGLTEEQATEMIIMGFIEPFAKELPMEYAVELNQLIKLEMEGSIG; the protein is encoded by the coding sequence GTGAGTGAGAAAACGAAAAACGAAATAAAGGATATAATTGGTGATTATAAGTTCGGTTTTAAAACTGAAACTACAAGTGTATTAAACACCGGTAAGGGTTTAAATGAAGAAGTCATCAGAGAAATATCAAGAGTAAAAGGTGAACCGAAATGGATGTTAGACTTTAGACTAAAAAGCTATAAACAGTTTTTAGCTAAACCACAACCAACTTGGGGTCCTGATTTGAGTGTGATTGATTTTGATGAAATAACATATTATATCAAACCATCAGATAAATCAGAAGATTCATGGGACGATGTACCTGAAGAAATTAAAGATACATTTGAAAAACTAGGAATCCCTGAAGCAGAACAGAAGTTCTTAGCTGGTGTTTCAACTCAGTTTGAGAGTGAAGTAGTATATCATTCAACAATCAAAGAGTTAGAAGATCAAGGTGTAATCTTCACTGATACCGATACAGCGCTAAGAGAACATCCTGAACTGTTTAAAGAATATTTCAGTAAAGTAGTACCCTCAACAGACAATAAATACGCTGCTTTAAATAGTGCCGTATGGAGTGGTGGAAGTTTCATATACGTACCACCTGGTGTTCATGTAGATAAACCATTACAATCATATTTTAGAATTAACTCAGAACAAATGGGACAATTCGAAAGAACATTAATAATTGTAGATGAAGGGGCAAGTATTAACTATGTAGAAGGTTGTACAGCTCCTGTATATACTAAATACAGTTTGCATGCTGCAATCGTTGAAATATTTGTTAAAAAAGGTGGATATTGTCGTTATTCAACAGTTCAAAACTGGGCCAATAATATAATTAACCTTGTTACTAAACGTACTTTAGTAGAAGAAGATGGACATATGGAATGGATCGATGGTAACATCGGATCTAAAATTAATATGAAGTATCCAACTTGCATCCTAAAAGGAGACAGAGCTAAAGGTACAACAATCTCTATTGCTTTTGCAGGTGAGGGAATGAACCAAGATACTGGAGCTAAAATGATCCATATTGGAAAAGACACAACTTCAAAAATCATCTCAAAATCAATGGCAGCAAAAGGTGGTAGAGTTAATTACCGCGGAATGATCAAACATGGTAAAAATGCAATCGGTGCAAAAAGTAATGTAGAATGTGACACAATCATCCTTGATGATATAAGTGTTTCAGATACACTACCTTATAACATCGTTTCTAATAATCAAGCTCAAGTTCAACATGAAGCTACCGTTTCTAAAGTTTCTGAAGAACAATTATTCTACTTAATGAGTAGAGGGTTAACAGAAGAACAAGCAACAGAAATGATTATAATGGGCTTCATTGAACCATTCGCTAAAGAATTACCTATGGAATACGCAGTTGAATTAAACCAATTAATTAAACTCGAAATGGAAGGTTCAATCGGATAA